TGGTCTATGTCGATGCCACATAGTATCCGTGTGGAAACAAATTTTCCATATCAGCCGTTGACTCCACTGGCAGTGTTGAGACTGCAGCATCCATTCTAGCCTCTTCTtcggaggaggcggaggaggcggcggtGGCACTCGCCGCAACAATACCCAATTACTCTGTCATAGTAAGTGACTCAAAAACTGCCATATACAACTTTGGAGCGGGTAGGGTTTGCAGGACAGCCCTAGCCATCCTATCCCATAATCCGCCATCCCAACTTCTGAGTTTAATCGGGACACCTGCTCACGCAGGCCTAATCGGCAATGAAACGGCCCACGCAAGTGCTCGAGCTTTCACGAACCGAGCGCAGGCTAGGCTAGGGGACTGGTTCAGACGCCAATAATCTACCTCCAGCATTCACCTGCAAAGACAAGTTACTTTCATACCACGACATTTGCGGGCATTACCGCCTAGGTCGCCGAACCCTCCCACCTTTAATGTGTCGGTCGTCACGCATACACGAAGTGCTATGGCGTAGACTGCAGACTCGCACTTTTCTATCCCCTGCCTTACGTCACAAAATTCACCCTGGAATATACCCTACCTCAGCCTGCAAGTTTTGTCCCGATAGCAGAGCGGACCTAAACCACATTATGTGGCAATGCAAGAACCACTCCCCACCCCCTCACCTTTGTAGAGTTTTAAGTAGTCGGGAACTGTGGGAGGCTGCCATGCGCAGCCATAACCCCAAACTTCAGGAAGctatcctgaggtgggctgaggtggtagaggcggcctaccgcgagtaggacaacctctctcgccttcttctcgcagcccctttccctttaagatgggataaataaagttgtttttctctctctctctctctctccgccatgcgttcgctccccgtgaaagcgcgcgtccctcgccccctttcactcgcacatacagcgtccggcgcacggcgacgatttcatcgccgttgacgtcatacggaacctgacggtgacggcggcggcgacgccgacggcagaaatcctctttgagtgtccatataattgctctcgcaataaaacaacTTCAGGTTGTCGATAACACCAATGCGTTCTGAAAGAATGAATCGGGAGAATTGATGAAGACGGATTGCAAACGGGATAAGGATGCATcgtaaagctttagaaaagtGAAGAGAGtgagttgcttaaatctggactGCAGTGGGAAAATTAcagcctccagataaagcacatcgTTAGCTTCAAAACTTGGCAACCGAAGACAAAAAGACGTAGCGCTTGCCTTTTCTAGTAGTAATAAATGTCTTAgtttgtatgctgcacatcctgaaaaaagaacacagcctAATTCGAGAATAAGGCGGACGTAAAGtttgtaaatcatcagcaacgtagccgGACGAATACCCGTCTTTTTATTACTGAATTGGCGCAACAATctcattgcacgttctcctttcctAGCATTTGTTTCGATTTGCTGCGGCCAGTTTAGTGTATCATCATATGTTATCCCCAAGTACTTCACAGCATAAGCTTGCTGTATCGGCTCATTTCGAgaatgaagagaaatgaaaacggTATTTGATAATGGAAATACAAGTAACGCGCATTTCTTGACGTTAAGGGAAAAAAGACGTCCAGCCAGACCTCGAGcgcagacaaataagattgcaaaatttggtgtaacgtattgatatcccgtgatgaggagaaaaatgcaatgaCATCAGCAAAAAGATAGAGTTGCGCATCCTGATAAACTGGGGACAGAAGATatcaaaatattaaacaaaagcggagaaagaagtgatccctgtggtacgcctctcgtctatTTATAGCGCATCCCGATGTCACCCCATGGATCTTGAAACAAAAGAATTTTCTATCAGCAAGAAACTCTTCCATCCCAGGCCACTATATAGTCTGGAACAGCACAGCTCGCTAATCTAGAAATTAGAATTCCATGCTCGATACTGctcatatgcttttgcaatacCTAATGTTACTAAAGCTGCTATGTTTCCTCATAATCCTGCAAGtggcctagcgatgacgtcactgcacacagctgcgcctcgcttcaccttgcgatagccaatcgatagccaatcaatagctaagcgataatcgatcaataatcaacaaattccagaaaatgctggggatgacttggtagtgcttagcctagcccaaatatgtagccaatacattgtgatagccagtcaatagccgatcaatagctaatcaacaaataatgaataaattccgggaaatgctggggatgacgtagtagtgcttatcctagcccaaatacgtggccaataccttgcgatagccaatcgctagccaatcattagctaatcgataatcgatcaataaatgccggaaaatgctggggatgacttggtagtgtttagcttagcccaaaagacaggactagctaggtgcccatcagctcttcgtctctttagcattgcgcctccagtgcaagctgcgctaactTTTTTACGGGTTTTATGTCATGCATTGAAACACACTGCCAGCACTACTGTATATTGACTGATTGGATAGCGCATACTTTCTCACTTTCAGGCACGACAAAAATCACGCCACTTGCTTCTACTTACATTTCATTGTCGTACTCAACGTTACCTTTTcgtattttaaagcgaagctttatatgtctaggcgaaatcgtatatggctaggcgaaatcgcctgggttcagaaaaatatcatcatcagcattggctcgttggcgcccctcgggttgcgctcgtgctcggcacgcactcatGCCACGGCTCCTCGCGttcagtcgtcgtcttcttcttccacagctggctgcgttgccgctcatcattccagcgtagaatttcacttctcttccgacctcgtaatggggaggcctcgtttacgggggtatgagccattgcctaaggAGGTATGaactattcattgtcttacgtaacggacagatttaattttgaagcaatttaatttcaaagaatcgcaagcggcaatggtagGCGAACGCTGCGAACCacgtcgccgagcaaactcgagacatcgaacgcaaataacaacggcggactgcgggcataccgtcagtgacgtcgttctctccgtcgcagccgaacgtgtgtgtaacttcataattgagaaatactttaatgaaccctcgggattaagccagtgataaacaccggggccacacgtttcagcttcgctggttaaccatcttcacggagagGAAGGGCCGACAAAATTTTTTCCTGCTCCTTAACCTCTCCCACTGCACCGCTCCTGGTGTGCCCTAGCGGGATAATGCTGAaaagcccatcttttcggcccAGGGCCGTGCTTTACGGGCTTCGCGCAGCAACAATCTTGACTTACAATCCACAAAACGCACGAGAGAGGAGGTGTCTTCCCACTTACAAGAATGGCACtactttagtttttcttttttttcaagggCTCtaaaaagctcgccttcgcgcgtagctttcgctgccagcgtttcccggtaaaaattacggttacataagctgcagttgccgggaagcgtgagaaagagtcagggatctttgaatgctatcgagttccactcttaaaggcgaagcttaagcatcctacAAATTTTTATACTTCATTTTCCGTGAGAGTCGTATGTAACTCACCATTGTGTCTTAAAGTTTGTGTATATGGTGCACGCGCAAATAGCGCAATTTTCACGCATTGTTGTGCATTTCAAAACACAAAATGTTTTACTGTAATTAACTTTATTCAAGCAATAATGTTCAAGAGTGAAACCTCTACGACGTACTTGAAGAGCAGCAGAGTGAATGTAGATTGTTTGTACAATTCTGCCTACTGGTACTTCTTGACATACGCTTCAATCTCCTGACACAGTTCCCAGACTGCGTCTTCCAAGGCAGGCCATTCTTCTGCAGGGGAGGCTCCAGTTGTAGAAAGGAGGCGTTGCAGTTTCATTTTCAGCAACGAGAGGTGCTGTTCTTCGTCTGGTGCTTTGTTGATAGTGTCATATTGCGCAGGTCTGAACAAGGCGAAGAGCTTCTCCATGAGATCGCTGTGGGCTTTGTTAAACTGCGACTTCAGAGATTCTAACTGCCGCTTTACAAGAACAGCGTGCTCCCCAACCGCTTCTCGGAGCTCGCCAACTTTAGCTTTAATTTTTTGACCGAGTGTTTGAAACTTCTCTTTCAATGTTCTCGCTGTTTCCTTCAGCGTGTCTATCACGCTTACCTTGGGCGCACTGTCTTCAGCCACGTACATGGCTACACCTGTTTGTCCTACGAGCAGCTCTCGCACCTTTTGCCGTATCTCTTCGCGCAGCTCGGCGATAACTTCCTTAGTGCGCTCCAATTTGTCCTCAGTAAGGGTTCTAACATCTTCAAGGAATTTAAGAAGCTTTTGTCGAATTACATTTAATTTTTCGTAGATATTAACGGCTGTTACTTGGAAAGATGCATATGCTGCAGGCCTAAAAAGTTCGAAAAGCTGCTTTTTGAGATCTTCCCTGGCCAGTTGAAGCTGCGAATAAAGGTCCTTAAGCTGCGCCTGGATCAAAAGTGCGCGCTCTCCAACAGCCACCTTAAGCTCAGCAAGTTTGGCCTTGATCTTTTCTCCAAGGACAAGGAATTTCTCTTTCAAAGTAAGAGCAACGTTCTTCAGCGTATCGGTAACGTAACCCTCTTTGGCATCGTCATCGGACGCGTAGTAGAAAGAGGGTTGGTCCTTGGTTCGATTAAAGTAGAGCCCAACCTGGTACCTGATTTCCCTACGCAAGCTTTCAATCTTTGATTTGACATCATCAAACTTTTCCTGTCCCTCATCCAGTTCCTTCAGTAGTACAGCCAAACGCCACCTGAGAGAGAACATTCTTGTCGCTAAAGAGAGCGCCCTTTCCGCCAAAGGGGAGCTCCTCCGTATTTTGTCTTGGTCTTTGTCGCTTTGTTTGGTGGCATTTACTTTTTTACCAAGAAGTTCCTGAATTTTCTCTCTGATGTCGCTGCGCAGTTCCTGGATGAGCGCCTTCAACTTTTCCCACTTCTCGCCGGTAGCCGACTGAACTTCTTTAAGGAACTTCTCAAGCTTCTCTCTTAAATTGACAAGGGATGCTAATATTTGGAAGGCATTACCATCGGAGTCCGAGTATCTCGCAGGGCTGAAGAGTTCGAAAAGCTTCTTTGCAAGTGCGTCACGGGATTTCTTCAGCTGCTCTCCGAGAGCCTTGATTTGCTCTTTAACTTGCTGGGCGTGAACTCCAACAGCTTCCTTCAATTCTTGAGTCTTGTTCTGTAGCTGGCTGCCGATAACGAGGAACTGATCCTTTAGTGTTCTTCCAATGTCCTTGAGTGTATCGACGATGTAAGCCTCGTCTTCGTCATCCCCAAACCCATCGATAGCCGCGTAGGTGGCGGGAGCACTGGAACCATGGAGAAGCTCTTGCACTTTCTGCCTGATCTCGCTGCGCAGTTCCTGGATGAGCGCCTTCAACTTTTCCCACTTCTCGCCGGTAGCCGACTGAACTTCTTTAAGGAACTTCTCAAGCCTCCCTCTTAAATTGGCAAGGGATGCTAATATTTGGAAGGCATTACCATCAGAGTCCGAGTATCTCGCAGGGCTGAAGAGTTCGAAAAGCTTTTTTGCAAGTGCGTCACGGGATTTCTTCAGCTGCTCTCCGAGAGCCTTGATTTGCTCTTTAACTTGCTGGGCGTGAACTCCAACGGCTTCCTTCAATTCTTGAGTCTTGTTCTGTAGCTGGCTGCCGATAACGAGGAACTGATCCTTTAGTGTTCTTCCAATGTCCTTGAGTGTATCGACGATGTAAGCCTCGTCTTCGTCATCCCCAAACCCATCGAGGGCCGCGTAGGTGGCGGGAGCACTGGAACCATGGAGAAGCTCTTGCACTTTCTGCCTGATCTCGCTGCGCAGTTCCTGGATGAGCGCCTTCAAC
This genomic stretch from Dermacentor silvarum isolate Dsil-2018 chromosome 2, BIME_Dsil_1.4, whole genome shotgun sequence harbors:
- the LOC119442967 gene encoding GRIP and coiled-coil domain-containing protein 2 → MRLHFIALVVFATAASLCDAGSLRLHERYFADDEAYIVDTLKDIGRTLKDQFLVIGSQLQNKTQELKEAVGVHAQQVKEQIKALGEQLKKSRDALAKKLFELFSPARYSDSDGNAFQILASLANLRGRLEKFLKEVQSATGEKWEKLKALIQELRSEIRQKVQELLHGSSAPATYAALDGFGDDEDEAYIVDTLKDIGRTLKDQFLVIGSQLQNKTQELKEAVGVHAQQVKEQIKALGEQLKKSRDALAKKLFELFSPARYSDSDGNAFQILASLANLREKLEKFLKEVQSATGEKWEKLKALIQELRSEIRQKVQELLHGSSAPATYAAIDGFGDDEDEAYIVDTLKDIGRTLKDQFLVIGSQLQNKTQELKEAVGVHAQQVKEQIKALGEQLKKSRDALAKKLFELFSPARYSDSDGNAFQILASLANLRGRLEKFIKEVQSATGEKWEKLKALIQELRSEIRQKVQELLHGSSAPATYAALDGFGDDEDEAYIVDTLKDIGRTLKDQFLVIGSQLQNKTQELKEAVGVHAQQVKEQIKALGEQLKKSRDALAKKLFELFSPARYSDSDGNAFQILASLANLRGRLEKFLKEVQSATGEKWEKLKALIQELRSEIRQKVQELLHGSSAPATYAAIDGFGDDEDEAYIVDTLKDIGRTLKDQFLVIGSQLQNKTQELKEAVGVHAQQVKEQIKALGEQLKKSRDALAKKLFELFSPARYSDSDGNAFQILASLVNLREKLEKFLKEVQSATGEKWEKLKALIQELRSDIREKIQELLGKKVNATKQSDKDQDKIRRSSPLAERALSLATRMFSLRWRLAVLLKELDEGQEKFDDVKSKIESLRREIRYQVGLYFNRTKDQPSFYYASDDDAKEGYVTDTLKNVALTLKEKFLVLGEKIKAKLAELKVAVGERALLIQAQLKDLYSQLQLAREDLKKQLFELFRPAAYASFQVTAVNIYEKLNVIRQKLLKFLEDVRTLTEDKLERTKEVIAELREEIRQKVRELLVGQTGVAMYVAEDSAPKVSVIDTLKETARTLKEKFQTLGQKIKAKVGELREAVGEHAVLVKRQLESLKSQFNKAHSDLMEKLFALFRPAQYDTINKAPDEEQHLSLLKMKLQRLLSTTGASPAEEWPALEDAVWELCQEIEAYVKKYQ